Proteins encoded together in one Rhinopithecus roxellana isolate Shanxi Qingling chromosome 3, ASM756505v1, whole genome shotgun sequence window:
- the UBTD2 gene encoding ubiquitin domain-containing protein 2 isoform X1, with protein MGGCVGAQHDSSGSLNENSEGTGVALGRNQPLKKEKPKWKSDYPMTDGQLRSKRDEFWDTAPAFEGRKEIWDALKAAAHAFESNDHELAQAIIDGANITLPHGALTECYDELGNRYQLPVYCLAPPINMIEEKSDIETLDIPEPPPNSGYECQLRLRLSTGKDLKLVVRSTDTVFHMKRRLHAAEGVEPGSQRWFFSGRPLTDKMKFEELKIPKDYVVQVIVSQPVQNPTPVEN; from the exons ttgcTCTAGGTCGTAACCAGCCtttgaaaaaagagaaaccaaaatgGAAAAGCGATTATCCTATGACAGATGGACAACTACGCAGCAAGAGGGATGAATTTTGGGATACTGCACCAGCTTTTGAAGGCCGGAAAGAGATATGGGATGCCTTGAAGGCTGCTGCACATGCTTTTGAGAGCAATGATCATGAACTTGCACAAGCAATCATTGATGGTGCAAACATAACATTACCACATG GTGCACTTACAGAGTGCTATGATGAACTGGGGAACAGATATCAGCTTCCAGTGTATTGCTTGGCACCACCAATCAACATGATAGAGGAAAAGAGCGACATAGAGACTCTGGATATTCCTGAGCCACCACCCAATTCTGGATATGAATGTCAGCTTCGTTTGCGCCTTTCCACAGGCAAAGACCTCAAGCTTGTGGTTCGCAGCACAGACACAGTATTCCACATGAAGAGACGGTTGCATGCAGCAGAGGGAGTGGAACCAGGTAGTCAGCGGTGGTTCTTTTCTGGCAGACCTCTCACTGACAAAATGAAGTTTGAAGAGCTGAAGATCCCAAAGGACTATGTTGTacaggttatagtgagccaaccTGTGCAGAACCCAACACCAGTGGAGAACTGA
- the UBTD2 gene encoding ubiquitin domain-containing protein 2 isoform X2 — translation MTDGQLRSKRDEFWDTAPAFEGRKEIWDALKAAAHAFESNDHELAQAIIDGANITLPHGALTECYDELGNRYQLPVYCLAPPINMIEEKSDIETLDIPEPPPNSGYECQLRLRLSTGKDLKLVVRSTDTVFHMKRRLHAAEGVEPGSQRWFFSGRPLTDKMKFEELKIPKDYVVQVIVSQPVQNPTPVEN, via the exons ATGACAGATGGACAACTACGCAGCAAGAGGGATGAATTTTGGGATACTGCACCAGCTTTTGAAGGCCGGAAAGAGATATGGGATGCCTTGAAGGCTGCTGCACATGCTTTTGAGAGCAATGATCATGAACTTGCACAAGCAATCATTGATGGTGCAAACATAACATTACCACATG GTGCACTTACAGAGTGCTATGATGAACTGGGGAACAGATATCAGCTTCCAGTGTATTGCTTGGCACCACCAATCAACATGATAGAGGAAAAGAGCGACATAGAGACTCTGGATATTCCTGAGCCACCACCCAATTCTGGATATGAATGTCAGCTTCGTTTGCGCCTTTCCACAGGCAAAGACCTCAAGCTTGTGGTTCGCAGCACAGACACAGTATTCCACATGAAGAGACGGTTGCATGCAGCAGAGGGAGTGGAACCAGGTAGTCAGCGGTGGTTCTTTTCTGGCAGACCTCTCACTGACAAAATGAAGTTTGAAGAGCTGAAGATCCCAAAGGACTATGTTGTacaggttatagtgagccaaccTGTGCAGAACCCAACACCAGTGGAGAACTGA